Proteins encoded in a region of the Vicia villosa cultivar HV-30 ecotype Madison, WI linkage group LG5, Vvil1.0, whole genome shotgun sequence genome:
- the LOC131604790 gene encoding uncharacterized protein LOC131604790: MLLEYYPIEAPDILREKAFGYLWKINIPFRIKAFGWKCFWNRVATKDQLSRRGVDLISDLFCLHCGTVEESLDHLLGQCCMANSVWRKIANWVGIDGCVENHGWRNFLRWFEFFKRKKIKTGNEGIIWMAVCWSLWISTNIILFEEGICDINDIVWNIKLQAWKWSFIGDITYTKYNFYEFYKAPLDYLV, from the coding sequence ATGTTACTTGAGTATTATCCTATTGAAGCGCCTGATATTCTTAGGGAGAAAGCATTTGGTTATTTGTGGAAGATTAACATTCCGTTTAGAATTAAAGCGTTTGGATGGAAATGTTTTTGGAACCGAGTGGCTACTAAGGATCAACTTTCGCGTAGAGGTGTGGATTTAATTTCTGATTTATTTTGTTTGCACTGCGGAACGGTTGAGGAGTCTTTAGATCACCTTTTGGGGCAATGTTGCATGGCGAATTCAGTGTGGAGGAAGATTGCTAATTGGGTTGGTATAGACGGTTGCGTTGAGAATCATGGGTGGCGTAATTTCTTGCGTTGGTTTGAGTTTTTTAAACGGAAGAAGATAAAAACCGGTAACGAAGGCATTATATGGATGGCGGTGTGTTGGAGTTTGTGGATATCGACGAACATTATTTTGTTTGAGGAAGGTATTTGCGATATTAACGATATCGTGTGGAACATCAAATTGCAGGCTTGGAAATGGTCTTTCATAGGAGATATTACATAtaccaaatataatttttatgagttttacaaAGCCCCTTTGGATTATTTAGTTTAA